The following proteins are encoded in a genomic region of Amphiura filiformis chromosome 18, Afil_fr2py, whole genome shotgun sequence:
- the LOC140139211 gene encoding acid-sensing ion channel 1B-like, with amino-acid sequence MLGITKPPLYSFDGRFYHGYRASQLQDKDMPMVRYATFAEYYMYNHNTMDSAMFPMFDEETFDYQDYMSSPNQTFNYPEFVKRTGFVLDDKTLLECKWRGRDCHKENFTHIFTSYGNCWTFNSGKDNHGNELPILTNDHPGSENGLKLVIDIQQEEYTEKMSMSGHMQAGLKILVHDQADPPLMDSLGSAVPPGYYAFMAIRKEEFFNLEPPWGKCDRSKKLQFYNKYTISGCFTECRLTHILNECHCRPYSYPGNAEVCTPLEMTDCVKGVIDKFKAGSLGTCSCPVSCNYTEYSTWISYGAVPNLSVAKETDWFNRSAEYTRMNNVIVDIYYKEMNFESYTENKAVTVAGLISDIGGNLGLFLGGSVITVSEVLAYVVQKCGALWRWYADKKRESKNDNQSQAVETKKQHDNDTPMKLYA; translated from the exons GTATCGAGCATCACAGTTGCAAGACAAAGACATGCCAATGGTTCGCTATGCAACCTTTGCGGAATACTACATGTATAATCACAATACCATGGATAGCGCCATGTTCCCCATGTTTGATGAGGAAACATTTGACTACCAAGACTACATGTCCTCTCCTAACCAAACATTCAATTACCCGGAGTTTGTGAAACGCACTGGCTTTGTCTTGGATGACAAGACGTTACTGGAGTGTAAATGGCGTGGCAGAGACTGTCATAAGGAG AATTTCACTCATATATTTACGTCATATGGGAACTGTTGGACGTTCAATAGTGGAAAAGACAACCATGGCAACGAATTGCCCATCTTAACAAACGATCATCCTGGCTCtgaaaatggcttgaaattggTTATAGACATCCAACAG GAAGAATATACGGAGAAAATGTCAATGAGTGGTCACATGCAGGCAGGCCTCAAGATTCTTGTCCATGATCAGGCAGATCCACCCCTTATGGACTCACTAGGGTCAGCTGTGCCGCCGGGATATTATGCATTCATGGCGATAAGGAAAGAAgag TTCTTTAACTTGGAGCCTCCATGGGGCAAATGTGACCGAAGTAAAAAACTACAATTCTACAATAAGTACACAATAAGCGGGTGCTTTACTGAGTGCAGGCTGACCCATATACTCAACGAATGTCACTGTAGACCTTATAG CTATCCAGGTAATGCCGAAGTTTGTACCCCATTGGAAATGACAGACTGTGTTAAGGGTGTAATTG ACAAGTTCAAAGCCGGTTCTTTGGGGACGTGCTCGTGTCCAGTTTCATGCAATTACACCGAGTATTCGACCTGGATATCCTATGGAGCTGTGCCTAATCTGAGCGTTGCAAAAGAGACAGATTGGTTCAATCGAAGTGCGGAATACACTCG AATGAACAACGTTATAGTAGACATTTACTATAAAGAGATGAATTTCGAGTCCTATACAGAGAACAAAGCAGTGACCGTTGCAGGCTTGATAA GTGATATTGGAGGAAATCTTGGGTTATTTTTAGGAGGCAGCGTTATAACAGTTTCAGAAGTATTAGCTTACGTGGTACAGAAGTGCGGTGCTCTTTGGCGATGGTATGCAGATAAGAAGCGAGAATCAAAGAATGATAACCAATCACAGGCAgtagaaacaaagaaacaacacgATAACGATACTCCAATGAAACTATATGCATAG